CAGCCACCTGGGGGAAGAAACAGacaaaaataattaattaaaaaagtCAATCTAAAACTgctaaaagtaaataaataagatctaCTGATCCCCATTTGAAAGTGAGATTCATATCCTGCCCATTTTTCAGTTATATTGCAAACAACCATTGTGATAAATTCTTACTGGAGTTTATCAGGACCCGTTCAAAGTGTCTGAACTAGCTGTGTTTATGAAGTGCCATCATCGCAACTGATTTACGGTGAACCCAaaaggtttccaaggcaagagatgtcaagaggtggtttgccattgcctgcctctgcatagcaaccctggacttccttggtggtctcccatccaggtactcaTCATCAGAGTTGATCCTGCTTACCTtccagatctgacaagactgggttaGCCTGAGCCATCCAATTCAGGGCCAGAACCACTCACAAAACCAGTTTTAAAAGTTAGCATTTGAATTGGAGAATTAAACATTGCTGAACTGGAGCTGAACCCAGACTTTGAAAGGTTCATCTCCCTGCTTCAAATATTTTGCTTGCTCCCTTCATTACAAAGGCCAGGGGTTCAGCTCTGCTGAGAAGGGCACCATCTTTAAATCAGGAGAGAGAACTTCCGTTGGTCAAAGAGTAACAGCATCCCCTACACTGCCTCTGCTTTCTCAGTCTTTCTCAGATACTGCCTGGATGCACGAAGGGTGTTTTTTTCCTAGTAACAGCTAGAAACATGTCTAATCTACTTTGGAAGCTGGTGTTCTGCCACATTCTGCAATTCATGTAATACTTTTAGCCATTCAGGCACCGCAGTTCCttgaggagagggaagggaagatcTTCATGTCCCTTGTTAATTTTTCTGTTATGTTTTTCTGAAGAGGATTTTGACAATGCAACGTTCACCCTGGCTGGAGTGCCCAACCAGCGCCTCCCATCCCTGGTGAGTAGCTCCGTCCACGCCAATGCTGCTCAATGGCCCTTCTGTGGCCTGCCACGACCAGCCATTACCTCATTAGCTCAAGGCTTGCCCCTTTGTGGTCATTCACttctgaaagcaagcagaaagtGCTGGGACTTTAAATCCGCCTGCAAATCACATCTTGCACGGGAAACAATTCCTCTAATGCTTGGTGTGTGCTGTGGGCATGAGAAGGGTCTAGTTACTCACAGCTGAAGCAGATTCATTCTGTGCATGCGTTTCTGAGCAAAGGCACCCATTCCACGGCTTACAGTCTTTTTTCCTGTGACACAGCTTGCAAAGTGCCACAAGAGACTTTCTGAGCGAAGAAAACCCTTTTGCCAGAGGTTTCCTTCCGGCAATTGCCGTGGGTATATCCCTTCCTTAAAATACATGAGCGATTCCTAAAATGGCTTGtttggtgtttttaaaattatttttagctGCAAGCCACCACAAGCAAGACTCAAGAGCAGTGCATACACGTTTCTTAAATCAATGAATAAAATGAGTGCCAGAAAGTTTGTGTCCATACCTGTAACTGCTGTGAGGCTTTACTGTAAGACTGCTTTTCCTTTGCATCACTCTTCAGGGGATGACAAAATTGGGCAGAACGCTGACTGAGAAGTACAGAGCAGGAAAGATGGCACCTCTCATGCCCAGCACAAACCAGGAAGAGTGGCCCAGCTATACACGGGCCATGTCTGACTGGTCCCGCTTCGTTTCCACTGCTGGCGAATTCAAACTACCCAGTTTTCACAAAAGAGGTATGAACTGCTATTGCCTTTCAGTGCTCAAAAAGGCGAGTCTGAACTCTATTTTCCGTAGCATTCTTTCACCAATGAGGATCTGCTGTGGCTTATGGCATCGCTCTCCCctccgccattttatcctcacctagagcttccatggcagagtggtgatttgaacccaggttgccaaatccttgtctgacactgaAACTGCTCCAGATGTGGCTGCTGGTGAAGTCGCTGCATCCAAACAGCCCTCAGCAGTTCTCAAACAGGAAAAATACCTACtgaatgctctgtccaatgacAAGATCTCTCCTTGAAATATTTTCCAGCCTGACCTAGGttgggttcccagctctggcgtGGGAtgttcctggagatctggtgggCAGTGCTTACGGAAGGTGGAGTTCAGAGGCaggggggagctcagtgggggtgtgatgccatagagtctgccctccaaagctgtcattttcttcaTGGGAATTTATCTCTGTACttagttgtaactccaggaaaactccaggctccaccttgaaGTTGgcaggaagagctcctgccttccaCCCCCAGCTGTTTCCCCATATCAAAATAGCACAAGGGGAgtccccccccatttttactgcttcacttgcacagaatactccatatgGAGCAACAAATACAGAGACCCCTCCCCACTCTCTATTTTACAAAACAACTTGAGGGGGAGAGAggaacccttcctccccctgtggtggtattctgaggccatttgggctctcctttatttttttaacagacaTTCCCTAAAGCCACACAGGGTCTGGATCTGCGTCTGGGGAACATGCacccaactcttttaaaacctgcacatctagtttgaccccaaCACAGAGTTGGGAGGCATGAGTTGTTCCCCTGATTTTCCAGTCTTGGATGTCAACCGCTGCAGGAGGTGCAGGCGGGCACCTCCCTTTGCTTCAAGAGGTCTTGTCGCAAGACCTCTCTTTCTAAGGCATGCCGCCATTCCTTAGTATGCAGCTGCACTGCCAGATTGAATTACCTTTACTTAAATGGGATTGTCATTCCCCAAGGAGAATGGTGTCCTTAATTTGCCTTTTCCAGTAGcatttctgcagtcacttcagaGCGTTTCAATTCCAGGCCTCCAATGCTGAGCAAAGCTGAACTGTGTTGCGTGTGTACATATGCTCTCTAATCCCCCAGTGGTTTCAATATAATGAGATTAAAACCAAAGTGTGAGAATCCTTTCCTGACCCACTTATTGGATGATTGGAAGGTATTATTAGATGCAAGAGAACTACAGCATTGTCCACTCGGGTCTcgcccttccttgcttccttcctcatTTCACAGCCCTTGAATGCAGCAGAAAGATTTAGGCCTTCATAACATGGAAACGCCCTTCCAGTCCATTCACATCTTCTCCCTCCAGCTCCCACtgtgagctctctctctctgatccTGTGCACACTGCATTAgctttgacagccccttgctCCCCCTCAGCAGTGTCTACAGCCACACGTGCCACTGGTAGAAAGGCATCAAGATCCTCTACCTCTGCGCAAAACTCAAATCTTCTCTGTATTTTTCACAGTTCTTGGATTCAGCTGTTATGCTGTGAGATACTTAAAACCTGATGTCACCCAGACATGGAGGGTAAGTGCTCCTTTGCCACTGGTATGTGCTGGGAGGGAAGAAACGTCGTTTGGGCCGAGTGATCTGGAAAGAATATGTTTGCCTTGTGGCCTGGGATATGCTGCACTGTGCCATCTTCAGGACAAAAGTACAGTGCCTGCCAAGAGATTaggagtagccatgtttgtcCATTGTAGCAAAATAAATCAAAAGTCCAACggcaccttaaaagactaaccacatttatttcgatatgagcttttgtgacccacagctcacttcttcaaatatgtGACAGGAAAATGGTCTTCCCTTCGCTTATCTTCAAAAGTGAACTCTGATGTATGaaaactcatattgaaataaacgcAGTGAATCTTTTCATGTGCTgctggatttctgttttattttgagaAGAGATGCCCTTTGGTGTCTTCTCTGATGTGACTTCTATCATGGCAGAATAAAGGATCTTCTATCATGGCTTCTAGCATGGCAGAATAAGGGATCGTAGATCTTACCTAAGCTACTGAATCCCTCAGTACTGAAGAGCACAACAGATGTCAAGAGAGAAGGGCACTTGATCGAAACACCACCAGCACATCCTGGAGTCTGAGTTCCCTCCACGTTCTCACCTCCTGGAAAGAAACCCTTTAGGAGAAGACCTGCAGGTACAAGACTACACACGGTGACTGAGCCTTGGAATCCGTGTTCTGGCTCTGAGATCACAGCACTTTACTTCCCTCTCACCAAGAACAACTTGATACTTACCCTGCCATTCAGACagttagacccccccccccacctccctccaATAAGCATCTCTGGTAAACATTCAGAATCCCTTGGGTGTCATACAGCTGACTTGCTGctaagtgcaaaaaaaaaagcaaacactTTTGATGGTTCTTTGATGTGAATTTGTCATCTGTATGAAaagtcagtgcaatcctatgcagagttacaccagtctaagtccactgaactcAAGTGAATCTGGACTGAGCAACTGCGCAAGGCGGTGCTGTGTGCTGTTTCATGCATCCTCTTTCTACTGCTTGTTTCCTGCCAGTACTGCCTCAATCAGAATCCCAGCCTGGGTATGCACGGACCAAAGCCCGTCCCTTACAACACCGTGTAAGTATGGCCACTTGCAGCTAACTCTGCCATTAAGAATCCCCTGGGAACTCTTTGCCACTTGGGTGATACTGTCTTTTCTGGTTTTTGCAGGAATACTTTCAGGAGTTTCGGATCGGCACACAGGTAATTGGCCCAGATGGCTCAAAGGCTGGCATGGCCCAGCTCCCCGAGAGAGGTGAATTCAGATGACCACCCCAGTCATCCAAGAATGGCTGATGCTCTGTGCTCATAGTCAGCCACA
The window above is part of the Eublepharis macularius isolate TG4126 chromosome 16, MPM_Emac_v1.0, whole genome shotgun sequence genome. Proteins encoded here:
- the TEPP gene encoding testis, prostate and placenta-expressed protein is translated as MAQTLDLVPWPQDASPTYASPAILIPLEPRKNMLAGVKHNLYHPLLPSLRRMDMDTVSHRLTDEHSRTVTACSKEDFDNATFTLAGVPNQRLPSLGMTKLGRTLTEKYRAGKMAPLMPSTNQEEWPSYTRAMSDWSRFVSTAGEFKLPSFHKRVLGFSCYAVRYLKPDVTQTWRYCLNQNPSLGMHGPKPVPYNTVNTFRSFGSAHSRSHYLQPWR